TGGAGGTGACCGATCGCCTGGTATCGCTGGCCAGCGAAGGATTCGATCTGGCGATTCGCCACAGCCGGACGCTGCCGGAAACTCACGTCGCCCAGCTGCTGTGCGATACCCGGACGCTACTGGTGGCTTCGCCCGGCTGGCTGGCGGCACACGGCGAACCGCAGCATCCCAGCGAGCTGAGCCGCCATGATTGCCTTTACTATCCGCGAGGCACCGAGCCGCCGCGCTGGCGTTTTAGCGATGCGGCGCAGCCGCAGCAGGAGATTGTAGTTAACGTTAGCGGCCCGTTTGCTACCAACAACAGTGAATCCATTCGTGATGCCGCGCTGGATGGTTTGGGCATTGCGATGCTGCCCGATTTCAGCGCGCGCCAGGCGCTGGAAGAGGGAAGGCTGCGTCAGCTGTTACCGCAGTGGCACATTATGGGGGCGTTTGCCAGCCACGTGTGGCTTGTGCGCCCGTGGGCTGCTCGCGTTCCGCGTGCGGTAACGGAGCTCAGCCGCTGGTTACGGCAGCGTTTTCAGCTGGAAAATAATGATTGCTGAAAATTTCATCTGGCTCACATTTTGAACGATCTGTCGAAAATTTCGTTAAAGTTTTAATGGGGTGCTGCCGATTAGCTTTATTAAGCTCCTACAAAAATAACTAATTTTCAATAACCAAGACAAGGCCGTCTAATGAGCAACCAGCAGCACGTTACCCAACAGGCTTATCAGTTCGATGAAGATACTACGCTGATGAGCACCACCGATGAACACAGCTATATCACTTACGCAAACCAGGACTTCGTTGAAGTCAGCGGCTACGATCGTGCTGAATTAAGCGGGCAGCCGCATAATCTTGTGCGCCATCCCGATATGCCGAAAGCCGCTTTCGCTGATTTATGGGCGACATTGAAAATGGGGCGGCCCTGGACTGGGCTGGTAAAAAATCGGCGTAAAAATGGCGATCATTACTGGGTGCGGGCGAACGTAATGCCGATGATCCGCAACGGCAAGATCACCAGCTATATGTCGGTACGCATTAAGCCGGAAGATGAAGAAATCGCCGCGGCGCAAACGCTTTATCAGCAGATGCGTGAGGGCAGGCTGCGTGGCTGGCGGCTGCATCAGGGATTACTGTTGCGTAGCGGCTGGCTCAGACCGCTCTCCTGGTCAAAAACGCTGCCGCTGCGCTGGCGTATTCGCAGCGGCGTTATATTTTGCTGGCTGGGCATCGGTGCCAGCGCGCTGACGGCAGGGATTCAGGGCATGTCGCTGGCTATGTTCGGTGGCCTTTCGCTACTGGTGGCGCTGCTTACCTGCGGCTGGCTGGAGCAGCAGATTTCGCGCCCGATGGAAAAAGTGTACAAGCAAGCGCTGGACGTGGCGAGTGGTGCTT
The sequence above is a segment of the Mixta intestinalis genome. Coding sequences within it:
- a CDS encoding LysR family transcriptional regulator, giving the protein MMKAKTDALWLHLHWLTVLAEQGNFTRAAERLEVSKAAMSQKIKQLETLAGVPLVQRTTRSVRLTEAGEKLVQALRAPFAEIEQSFFAVRDSSGPLRGLVRITAPVAFARQQLRPHIREFLRLHPQVRIQLEVTDRLVSLASEGFDLAIRHSRTLPETHVAQLLCDTRTLLVASPGWLAAHGEPQHPSELSRHDCLYYPRGTEPPRWRFSDAAQPQQEIVVNVSGPFATNNSESIRDAALDGLGIAMLPDFSARQALEEGRLRQLLPQWHIMGAFASHVWLVRPWAARVPRAVTELSRWLRQRFQLENNDC